A region of Myxococcaceae bacterium JPH2 DNA encodes the following proteins:
- a CDS encoding aromatic amino acid lyase, which yields MPAYQRLDSVTLGPRLGLTEFMAVGRAGARVVFSEDYRRRVERSRSLIDKAIHEDRVMYGATTGLAR from the coding sequence ATGCCGGCCTACCAACGACTGGACTCGGTCACGCTCGGCCCACGGTTGGGGCTGACGGAGTTCATGGCCGTTGGGCGGGCTGGTGCGCGGGTCGTCTTCTCCGAGGACTACCGACGGCGCGTGGAGCGCTCCCGCTCCCTCATCGACAAGGCCATCCACGAGGACCGGGTCATGTACGGGGCGACCACGGGGTTGGCTCGCTGA